A window from Bufo bufo chromosome 1, aBufBuf1.1, whole genome shotgun sequence encodes these proteins:
- the LOC120989488 gene encoding olfactory receptor 11H4-like produces the protein MQEDNLTVVTEFILLGFQGSQYLTTFLFCLLLVVYYGTICGNLLIITLVSTSKILHTPMYFFISQLSISDILLTTDIVPNMLHILLNNGVTITFSGCFIQFYFFCSLEIFECFLLTVMSYDRYVAICNPLHYTSIMTSAHCMRLIATCWLLGFSAAFIDVLMTLMLNFCGPNIIDHFFCDLVPLIEIACSGTYSVQLEIYLLSIPTVITPPIMIVLSYVQIVSVILRIPSSTGRQKAFSTCSSHLIVVSIFYWTLFTVYIVPTRGQTLTISKILSLLYTVFTPLINPIIYSLRNKDIKKAVRGTFLKCVICGNCPQINV, from the coding sequence ATGCAGGAGGACAATCTGACTGTGGTCACAGAGTTTATCCTTCTAGGATTTCAAGGCAGTCAATATTTAACAACATTCCTGTTCTGTCTTCTCCTCGTGGTTTACTATGGAACAATATGTGGGAACCTCCTGATCATCACCCTGGTGTCCACCAGCAAGATCCTCCACACTCCAATGTACTTTTTCATCTCACAACTGTCCATAAGTGACATCTTATTAACAACTGATATTGTTCCCAACATGCTTCACATCCTACTGAATAATGGGGTCACTATTACATTTTCTGGCTGTTttattcagttttattttttctgtagtTTAGAGATATTTGAGTGCTTTCTTCTCACAGTGATGTCCTATGACAGATATGTGGCCATCTGTAATCCTCTTCATTATACTTCTATCATGACAAGTGCACATTGTATGAGATTGATTGCCACCTGCTGGTTGTTAGGATTTTCCGCTGCATTTATTGATGTCCTAATGACACTGATGTTAAACTTTTGTGGTCCAAATATCATTGACCATTTCTTCTGTGACCTTGTTCCCTTGATAGAAATTGCCTGTTCTGGTACCTACTCCGTTCAACTTGAAATCTACTTACTAAGCATACCGACGGTCATCACACCGCCCATAATGATTGTATTGTCTTATGTTCAAATTGTTTCTGTCATCTTAAGGATCCCATCCAGTACTGGTAGAcagaaagccttctccacctgtagCTCCCACCTCATTGTGGTCTCCATATTCTACTGGACTTTGTTTACAGTTTATATTGTTCCAACAAGAGGACAAACACTGACCATCAGTAAAATCCTCTCCCTGCTATATACTGTGTTTACTCCTTTGATCAACCCCATTATATACAGCCTGAGGAATAAAGACATTAAGAAAGCAGTAAGGGGAACATTTCTTAAATGTGTCATATGTGGCAATTGTCCACAAATCAATGTGTGA